gtatagataTCTGTCTATGCCTATGTACAGATGGATCTTTATAGGCAAACGGTGGTTTTTTCTGACCTCACCTCGGAACATGTCAGGCGTGacggcggcttctcgcctcgcagccTCTTCGCTGACAAATGTGGAGGATCTGAAGCGGTTCAGTTTCGGCGTCACAGGCAAACTTCCCGAGGaaagcggaggcgagagcggcgaatGAGGCGAGCCGAGGCCCGCTGTGGCTCTGCCGCTAGCAGCGgtcggggagaagaaaccagCTGGCGAATTCTGCTCAGCGAGgagcgcaggcgacagcggcgcgggcgacgcTGAGTCGCGAGAGATCTCGGCAccagaggcgagcgacggacTCGGGCTTCCCTGCAACAGCTGTTTTTCCGAAAAAACCTTCTTGATGCGGATGCTCATCCCCCCTGAGCAGcatgcctcttcttcgcgcttcgccCGATCGCGCCCCAAACCCACGTCGCCacagggagaagcagaggaagacgcagaggaacaagaagaggaagaagaggaagcgttGGAGGCTGCCGAGGCGGTCAACTGGGGCCCGTCCTCGTGGGGATGGATCTTAGAAGGCGAGTTGCCTGCGCGTgtcggagaagacgcgcgcgactgtggggaagacggcgacgcgtccACCCGGGACCGGTGCCCAGGGTAGATGGTGATCACTGTGAAGTCGCGAAAGTCCGTGCCCGACTTCACGACGGGAATGTTCCCTGGAAACGCGTGGAGATATCGAACCAGCCCAAACCCGTCACtggagtgcatgcagagacactgCCACAACACCAAACAGAACGTCGCTGTCAGCTGCTGATCCCTATCCACAGGTTGTGAGCCAGGCAGAGACACGATAGGGTGAGTCGCCGAGAGGTAGGAGCGCGTGACGCGGCTGACGGACATttggagagagacatgcgGAGAGTCGTGTGAATCGCATGTTGCTCGTGAACGTCTCGCCCCAGTGAAGCAAAAGACCCCGCGGAAGACATGCGGAGGCTTCCCGCGAGTTTCAACGTCCaagccgctcttctctcacctACACAAACACCTACTTccgcacatatatatatgcggtTTTGTATATGTTCTTGTATGTCTTTGTACCTTTTGCATGTGCGTGAAAATGTAGTAAGAAAGcatcttccttctttctcgtttgtctctatttgcttctctctgtcgcgtgtTTTTGTCGCACGTACCGATGCGTTGCAGGCCGTAGTAGTCGTGGTCATGCCCGCCGAGAATCAAGTCGAtgtcctctgcctccttcgcgAGGCGCTCGTCATTCGGCGCGCGCATGTGCGTCAGGGCGATGATCAACTCGCATTCTTTTTGGCGCAGAATGCGACACAAGCAGTTTGCAGCCTCGACAAAGTCCACGTAGTACACGTCGTCTTTGCCGATGCATGCGAGCGTTTCAAGCCATTCTGGGGGaccagaagagacgaaacagtTGCATGCGGGCAGATTCTCCACAGCGACACTCCCCACCCCACATCACGTGCGTCCTCGAtattccctctctcctccgcttcctcatcctcccctctctccgttcctcgtcgttctctttcttctccctcgcgcatCGCTCCCCCCGCTCTGCTgctgcctgtcttctctctcttctctgctctctctcttcgctcctctctcgtttctacgtctctcttctctcttctcctttctttctgttgTGTTGTCTTACCCTTTTCGACGAGGCCGATGATTCCGACGCGAATGCCTTGCCATTCAAAGAGTCGGTACTTCATGCCGTTTGCGAGGGGTAGGCCGTGGACTTCGACGTAGTcctcggcgaagacgccctcactctcttcctcgtgcttGAAATTCTCCATCGTCCGGAGCGAGGCCAAGCCCGCGCTTTGCCCGGTCTTCTCAAAGACGTTCGAAATCAGCCAGGGAAAGTTGCAGGAGCCGACTGCGTACTCCAGCTCGTCAATCCCGAAGTCGAAGTCGTGGTTGCCGAAGCAGGCCGTGTGAATCTTCAACAAATTCAAAAATGGAATCATGTGTCGCCCGCGGGTGTACGTCGACATCACCGAAGGGTTGAGCGCGTCGCCTGAGGCAGAACGCAGAcgacggaaaaggaaggcaagagaacgaaacgcaCGGTCCACATCCCCACCCAAAAAAGGCAAACAACGAAACAAAAAATACAgtgagacggcagagacaaaacgccgAGAACGCATTTCCACACAGTTCAGTTAGACATTGATGTGTGTACGCctacatgtgcatgcatatatacacacatatatacatatgtatacatacgtatacatataaatatatatatatatatatatatataaatgtagaCGTTGATGTGTGGAGGAGACGATGGCAagcatcttcctctccgatGCGCGCGTGTGCGGAACGACAAAAAACGCTCAATAAGAAGCACACGAATCTCTGAAGCTCCACGCATGGATACGTAGGTGGAGATGAGGGTAAACGTTCTCACAAGATAAAAAAACGCCGACGGATGGAACGCGTCACTTCCAAAACGTTGGTCCAGCTCACCAGAAAAGAGGATGAGAGGATGCTGATGCTGGAAACTCTGGAGCGCCGTCACAAAGCGCGAGACGCCCCCGGTGCCGTCGCACCTGCTCTCGATGTTGTACACGTCATTGAAGTGAATGATGGTGATTGGGTCCGTGCGGTCGAGAGGCAAGTCAAAGTCGTACctgcgaaagagaaaaacgtctGTTCGCCTCGCATCTCCgatcctctctgccttccgtCTTTCCCCTCAAGGGCTCTGACAAAGATCTGCGAGGAGCCTTCTCGACTGGCTCAGCACTCCGGCCATCTCGCGATCCCTCTTCCGTTCGTCTTTGCTGTGCCTTGTCGTTTTCGGCACTATCCTGgtcgtctctttttgtccTCTCCCGGGTCCTTAACGGTGTTTGGCCGCTCggggcctctctctctctgctctcaacttcttgctctctctttctgtctctttccctctttttcattttctgtctctttttctctctcattctctgtttctctcagTGGGACTCACCAGGTTTCTCCGGTGTATCCTTTGGAGGCCTGTCTCGCGATGCTGGAGACGAGAACCGCGACTTCGCGTTCGAGttcgtcctcgttctccttctgctcCATACTCTGTTCTCGTCCGCACTGCCGCAAGCTTGCTGGCGGGGAAGCGGACGCGATGGGCACGCGTTTGCCGACGACCGTGGCGTTGAACGGCGGCGTCCCTCCGgcgccgagaggcggcgcgggcgtGTGAGGAGCCAtcgcgaggaaaggcggcaaagcgaggacgaaaacgagaaggcaaagagaagaaaccggaacgagacgcagaaaagaaaagcaagacagagaacagagggagaaacggcgacgaaaagagacCGGCGGAAAGCAGGAAAGCGTTTTCACCaggaaaacgacggagacCAAGATAGAAGAGAAGTGGACACTGACGCGAGAGGGGACGAAGTGAACGTGAGAACTCTTGTTCCAAACAcaccgttttttcttccgaagagaaaggcacgcCGCAGACACGTTTATTGC
This region of Neospora caninum Liverpool complete genome, chromosome VI genomic DNA includes:
- a CDS encoding 5'-Nucleotidase domain protein (Precursor),related, whose protein sequence is MAPHTPAPPLGAGGTPPFNATVVGKRVPIASASPPASLRQCGREQSMEQKENEDELEREVAVLVSSIARQASKGYTGETWYDFDLPLDRTDPITIIHFNDVYNIESRCDGTGGVSRFVTALQSFQHQHPLILFSGDALNPSVMSTYTRGRHMIPFLNLLKIHTACFGNHDFDFGIDELEYAVGSCNFPWLISNVFEKTGQSAGLASLRTMENFKHEEESEGVFAEDYVEVHGLPLANGMKYRLFEWQGIRVGIIGLVEKEWLETLACIGKDDVYYVDFVEAANCLCRILRQKECELIIALTHMRAPNDERLAKEAEDIDLILGGHDHDYYGLQRIGNIPVVKSGTDFRDFTVITIYPGHRSRVDASPSSPQSRASSPTRAGNSPSKIHPHEDGPQLTASAASNASSSSSSCSSASSSASPCGDVGLGRDRAKREEEACCSGGMSIRIKKVFSEKQLLQGSPSPSLASGAEISRDSASPAPLSPALLAEQNSPAGFFSPTAASGRATAGLGSPHSPLSPPLSSGSLPVTPKLNRFRSSTFVSEEAARREAAVTPDMFRGPLLPTTMEGGEEVMPFFLGGSIVEWSRVRVDREHYEKNKHVELLVKKYEQNLKKQMKQVLVDAGCVLETRFAVIRTSESNVGNWLCDIMRRECRADVAILNSGTIRSDCLFQPGPFRFGDLAAMLPMADTLCVIAVHGSVLLEVLENAVSQVPKTEGRFLQVAGLRFAFDSSKPPGQRVLRDSVKVTKDACGGVRSGANTPVGGGKHDDEYIPLDTNRVYSVATKTYVAQGRDGFDVLSTCPTLVEDELLAPLPTMVRSALSMAELANGLKRPHSRITFKRLTSFTSMQQDDMIKDFGCCVTSNFNYVLAPKVDGRIVDVAKKGGAAETP